In the Lepidochelys kempii isolate rLepKem1 chromosome 3, rLepKem1.hap2, whole genome shotgun sequence genome, one interval contains:
- the LOC140908362 gene encoding transmembrane protein 121-like, protein MVPPPPVNKPHVCLSTILIMSSLVLMDAYLVEQNQGSRKLGICLMVSVGDLCFLLVLRYMAVWVGAEVRTAKRGYAMILWFLYVFVLEIKVYFVYQNYKADRKTLDLLARKALTLLLSVCIPALYVLLVATEHMDYVRTFKKKEDLRNRLFWVIIDMLDVLDIQANLWEPQKKGLPLWAEGLMFFYCYILLLTLPCVSLCEISMQGFSIVPHRMMLYPILSLLTVNIATLFIRGSNMVFFRDARVSGIFMGKNVLAVALKLCMFVQYRKQLRNMPAGLSAEPGLSAEPQHSSTPQPQPALQLLKSQNQMPGPKALGQGNT, encoded by the coding sequence ATGGTTCCCCCACCGCCTGTCAACAAGCCCCATGTCTGCCTCTCCACCATCCTCATCATGAGCAGCTTGGTGCTGATGGATGCTTACCTGGTGGAGCAGAACCAGGGCTCCCGGAAACTGGGCATCTGCCTCATGGTCTCGGTGGGTGACCTCTGCTTCCTGCTGGTGCTCCGGTACATGGCGGTCTGGGTCGGGGCCGAGGTGAGGACAGCCAAGCGCGGCTACGCCATGATCCTTTGGTTCCTTTACGTCTTTGTGTTGGAGATCAAGGTCTACTTTGTCTACCAGAACTACAAGGCTGACCGGAAGACCCTGGACCTTCTGGCACGCAAAGCCCTGACCCTGCTGTTGTCTGTCTGCATCCCAGCCCTCTATGTGCTGCTGGTAGCCACTGAGCATATGGACTACGTCCGGACCTTCAAGAAGAAGGAGGACCTCCGCAACCGCCTCTTCTGGGTCATCATTGACATGCTGGACGTGCTGGACATCCAGGCCAACCTGTGGGAGCCCCAGAAGAAAGGACTGCCCCTCTGGGCCGAGGGCCTCATGTTCTTCTACTGCTACATTTTGCTCTTGACTCTCCCTTGCGTGTCCCTGTGCGAGATCAGCATGCAAGGATTCAGCATCGTCCCGCACCGGATGATGCTCTACCCTATACTGAGCCTGCTCACTGTCAACATCGCCACCCTCTTCATCAGGGGGAGCAACATGGTCTTCTTCAGGGACGCCCGGGTCTCGGGCATCTTCATGGGCAAGAACGTGCTGGCCGTCGCGCTGAAGCTCTGTATGTTTGTGCAGTACCGGAAGCAGCTGCGCAACATGCCAGCAGGGCTCAGCGCTGAGCCCGGGCTCAGCGCTGAGCCCCAGCACAgctccacaccccagccccagcctgccctgcagctgctgaAATCCCAGAACCAGATGCCCGGCCCCAAGGCTCTGGGCCAGGGGAACACGTGA